One Alteromonas sp. KC3 DNA segment encodes these proteins:
- a CDS encoding ATP-grasp domain-containing protein: MPHIAFLSTDNLEAFFVYDELLIPYFENKGWQVSTVSWHSKTANWDDYDYVIVRSTWDYQQHAKAFLSCLKKIEQSTAILLNGLALIKWNIEKHYLKDIAKHRVPIVDTLWYSSFDKAMIAEAFEKFESDTIVIKPVLSANADDTFKLNRIEWLAQSAHLETVFKSRDFMIQPFLNSVVDEGEYSLFYFGGIYSHAIKKVPEKGDFRVQEEHGGSLYAIDADSEQREIATQALAAMPESALYARVDLVRQRDKWAIMELELIEPSLYFNLDAASPERFVDAMLAFHDSQQQ; encoded by the coding sequence ATGCCACATATCGCTTTTCTATCTACCGATAATCTTGAAGCCTTTTTTGTATACGACGAACTGTTAATTCCTTATTTTGAGAACAAGGGGTGGCAAGTGTCTACGGTATCTTGGCACAGCAAGACCGCTAATTGGGATGATTACGACTACGTCATCGTGCGAAGTACTTGGGACTATCAGCAACATGCTAAGGCATTTTTGTCTTGCCTTAAAAAAATTGAACAGTCCACGGCTATTTTGCTTAATGGTTTAGCACTCATTAAATGGAATATAGAAAAGCACTACTTAAAAGATATAGCAAAACATCGGGTACCTATTGTTGATACGCTATGGTATAGCAGTTTTGATAAGGCAATGATTGCCGAGGCCTTCGAAAAATTTGAAAGCGACACTATTGTGATTAAGCCAGTACTAAGTGCCAACGCTGATGATACGTTTAAATTAAATCGCATCGAATGGTTGGCGCAATCAGCGCATCTGGAAACTGTATTTAAGTCGCGGGACTTCATGATTCAGCCCTTTTTGAATAGTGTGGTTGATGAAGGTGAGTATTCACTTTTTTATTTCGGTGGTATTTATAGTCATGCAATTAAAAAAGTGCCTGAAAAGGGCGACTTTCGGGTACAGGAAGAGCACGGTGGAAGCTTGTATGCAATTGATGCTGACAGTGAGCAACGTGAAATAGCGACACAGGCGTTAGCGGCAATGCCAGAATCAGCGCTATATGCGCGTGTCGACCTTGTTCGCCAGCGCGATAAGTGGGCAATTATGGAACTAGAGTTAATAGAGCCTTCATTGTATTTTAACTTGGATGCTGCGTCGCCCGAACGCTTTGTAGACGCCATGCTGGCATTTCATGATTCACAACAGCAGTAA
- a CDS encoding DUF3300 domain-containing protein, with the protein MKNITLSVLIALSSASALPVLAQSSTVPTTSELSVVTSEQQYSDAELDSILAPIALYPDSLLTHILIAATYPLDVVAADRWRQSNQHLTPEQVENVLEGVTWDPSVKALAPFADLLNTMAKDLEWLQQLGDNVLISQARVLDRVQVLRQHAHNTGNLVTNDYIEVETERQRDREIIYIEPRQREVVYVPYYNPHVVYGHWWHATAPIFWSHRVSYHHHHNVYWAPRVRLSTAFYFGGVHWHNRHVVIHRTPVRRYYHGSPGKRVISNGYQRWEHRTDHRRARYSSRVVHSAPARYQHKGVVRSHTPVRHSSASHSPARNVVPPKAVTGLRQRDIRLDKAQRHTSADRKQNIEHALKRNQDAVKQQRPSRDVAMAQLKRDKRVTSLPDRKAPQRVERAYSQPKAHKPQRIETSKPQPMQRVSPDSQLRKAKPERKVQQVAQQRIKPQRTVRPQQSAKPRRIERETYSAKPQARVSHGDKSSQRKFSKD; encoded by the coding sequence ATGAAAAATATAACCTTATCTGTTCTTATTGCGCTGTCTAGCGCAAGTGCCCTTCCTGTGTTAGCACAGTCGAGCACTGTGCCAACGACCTCTGAACTTTCAGTTGTCACCAGCGAACAGCAATATTCAGATGCCGAACTCGATAGTATTTTGGCACCCATTGCGTTGTATCCAGATAGTTTGCTTACGCATATCCTTATAGCGGCAACATACCCGCTCGACGTTGTTGCTGCGGACCGTTGGCGTCAAAGCAATCAGCATCTTACTCCTGAGCAAGTTGAAAATGTGCTAGAGGGAGTGACTTGGGATCCCAGTGTTAAAGCATTGGCCCCTTTTGCTGATTTACTTAATACCATGGCAAAAGACCTCGAATGGCTGCAGCAATTAGGCGATAACGTTCTGATAAGCCAAGCGCGTGTGCTCGATCGCGTTCAGGTATTGCGACAGCACGCTCACAATACCGGTAACTTGGTTACTAACGACTATATTGAAGTAGAGACAGAGCGACAGCGCGACCGTGAAATTATTTATATTGAGCCGCGCCAACGTGAAGTCGTGTATGTACCCTACTACAACCCACATGTTGTATACGGCCATTGGTGGCATGCGACAGCACCGATATTCTGGAGTCACAGGGTAAGCTACCATCATCACCATAATGTATACTGGGCGCCTCGCGTGCGCTTATCAACAGCGTTTTACTTTGGTGGCGTTCATTGGCATAACCGCCATGTTGTAATCCATCGCACGCCGGTACGTCGCTACTACCACGGCAGCCCGGGAAAGCGCGTTATCAGCAATGGTTATCAACGCTGGGAACACCGCACAGATCATCGACGTGCTCGTTACTCGTCACGGGTTGTTCACAGTGCGCCAGCGCGTTATCAGCACAAAGGGGTAGTACGAAGTCATACTCCGGTACGTCATAGCTCGGCAAGTCATAGCCCAGCGCGTAATGTGGTACCACCAAAAGCAGTGACAGGCCTAAGACAGCGAGATATACGTCTTGATAAAGCGCAAAGGCATACCAGTGCCGATCGCAAGCAGAATATTGAGCATGCCTTAAAGCGCAATCAGGACGCCGTTAAGCAGCAAAGACCGTCTCGTGACGTTGCCATGGCCCAATTGAAACGCGATAAACGCGTAACATCATTGCCAGATCGAAAAGCGCCGCAGCGAGTGGAGCGCGCCTACTCTCAACCCAAGGCGCACAAGCCACAGAGAATAGAAACGTCAAAACCGCAACCGATGCAACGTGTATCGCCGGACAGTCAGTTAAGGAAGGCAAAGCCTGAGCGAAAAGTTCAGCAAGTCGCTCAGCAGCGCATTAAACCTCAACGCACTGTTAGGCCACAGCAAAGTGCTAAACCGCGTCGTATTGAAAGGGAGACCTATAGCGCAAAACCACAAGCTCGCGTATCACATGGTGATAAGTCGTCACAACGCAAGTTCTCAAAAGACTAA
- the ribA gene encoding GTP cyclohydrolase II, whose translation MSSKQPKYEYVSTAKLPTRLGDFKIHGFVEASGQEHVALSYGDWKEDDVVPIRIHSECLTGDSLFSTRCDCGFQLEKAMQNIVDNGSGVLLYLRQEGRGIGLLNKIRAYNLQDSGMDTVEANEHLGFDADLRSYDICKLMLDTLNVKHVELMTNNPKKLAALKALGIDVVARKPIDHGITKDNKHYLKTKTEKLGHAFDPHVFK comes from the coding sequence ATGAGTAGCAAACAGCCAAAATACGAATATGTCAGCACAGCAAAATTACCCACTCGCCTTGGTGATTTTAAAATTCATGGCTTTGTAGAAGCCAGCGGCCAAGAGCACGTGGCGCTTTCCTATGGCGATTGGAAAGAAGACGATGTCGTGCCAATTCGTATCCATTCTGAATGTCTAACCGGTGATTCACTGTTTAGTACGCGTTGTGACTGTGGCTTTCAGTTAGAGAAAGCCATGCAGAACATCGTTGATAATGGCAGTGGTGTACTTCTGTATTTACGTCAAGAAGGCCGTGGTATTGGCCTGCTTAATAAGATTCGTGCTTATAACTTGCAAGACAGTGGCATGGATACGGTAGAAGCGAATGAACATTTGGGTTTTGATGCCGACTTGCGTAGTTACGATATCTGCAAGTTGATGCTGGACACCTTAAACGTGAAGCACGTTGAGCTAATGACCAATAATCCTAAAAAGTTGGCGGCACTTAAAGCACTAGGCATTGATGTAGTCGCTCGCAAACCCATTGATCATGGCATCACAAAAGACAATAAACATTACTTGAAGACGAAAACAGAAAAGCTTGGACACGCTTTCGACCCTCACGTTTTCAAATAA
- a CDS encoding EAL domain-containing protein, giving the protein MAFASSTTLSVDESFERATVNDHASIIIAPNSATYFDILRGAVNSNSVVSKEKNQRLWFSTNLHHSGYSAIPLVLNIDRLNVDDLQIYLLDDSERIIRSYRYQASKGDYSLRQPLPTIRLPFTLQPYQNARLLIGVQDKGLTQFPMVIWERDLLKQHDTNMLTLLGAVSGMLSLIAFYFLFSYVQQRMPTRFWLTMSSLVLLALLFITQGGLSLWPSLTNAIELAFIVCFCMLLLCIGKVTHHLFERIPFVLRAINFIIPVAVTVYSFTLDTYAITLAILLMMACMGLYHVFLAQLFRDKDSIAVSRTYSVAWLSFFAFYALVVLNLFGDLVYTVQSTIGMLFFLTTGFMCFGFAVITKERSLNQKKLSNQAETIENLNHFYDLFRNSAEGHYTSTWDGELISVNPAMCKVFGYQNEAQMLSEAASTKAFYANPEDRHILLGEISHQGHVTGKEIRGKRQDGSEFWFSLSCQIRENDDGNFLFGSIIDITEKKQSDLSLQYLATHDSLTGVYNRRQFETEFKAKVAKCGALPTCLLFLDLDRFKVVNDTCGHKAGDVLIKDIARLIENSLNPNALLARLGGDEFGIIYTDTDEDEVYLSAIRILNAVQAYRFMWDNRIFNLGVSIGMVVCDDPTVSAGNYLSMADAACYFAKEQGRNQVHKYNKDDESMQRYQRELDWVSSINLALEEGRFALYYQSLRPLNKPNDGHYYEVLLRLHEADGRIVEPANFLPTAERFEMNVSVDKWVVTNTFKWLADNPQHLAELKRCSINLNCHSLADRDFTLFILNAFETYGIPYHKICFEVIESVAIIKMEDTLNFMQTFNRLGCSFALDDFGSGFSSYSYLKSLPVSLVKIDGMFIKDMLNDSVDTAMVASINDVAKAMGMQTVGEFVESDAIMAQLGKMGIDFAQGYGVSKPAPLSEFTPL; this is encoded by the coding sequence GTGGCTTTTGCCAGTAGCACTACGCTTAGTGTTGACGAGTCATTTGAGCGCGCCACAGTCAATGACCATGCATCAATTATTATTGCACCGAATAGCGCCACTTATTTTGATATATTGAGAGGTGCAGTAAACAGCAATAGCGTTGTTTCTAAAGAAAAAAATCAACGCTTGTGGTTCTCAACTAATTTACACCACAGTGGTTATAGTGCCATTCCTCTTGTGCTTAATATCGACCGATTAAATGTTGATGATCTACAGATTTATCTGCTTGATGACAGCGAACGCATCATTCGCTCTTATCGCTATCAAGCCAGTAAAGGTGATTACTCATTACGCCAGCCTCTGCCCACCATACGATTACCCTTTACGCTGCAGCCGTACCAAAATGCAAGGCTGCTCATTGGCGTTCAAGACAAAGGGCTTACGCAATTTCCCATGGTTATCTGGGAACGCGATCTGCTAAAGCAGCATGACACCAATATGCTCACTTTACTTGGCGCGGTATCAGGTATGCTGTCGTTAATTGCATTTTATTTCTTGTTTTCGTACGTTCAGCAACGCATGCCCACGCGCTTTTGGTTGACTATGTCTTCCTTGGTATTGCTCGCGTTACTTTTTATTACCCAAGGCGGTTTATCGCTGTGGCCAAGTTTAACTAATGCCATAGAACTCGCGTTTATTGTGTGCTTTTGCATGCTATTGCTGTGTATTGGTAAAGTCACCCATCACCTTTTTGAGCGAATTCCGTTTGTCCTTAGGGCAATCAATTTCATAATTCCTGTTGCCGTTACCGTCTATAGTTTTACCTTAGACACTTATGCCATCACCTTAGCAATACTATTGATGATGGCCTGCATGGGGCTCTACCATGTTTTTCTGGCTCAACTGTTTAGAGATAAAGACAGTATTGCAGTTAGCCGCACATACTCAGTGGCATGGCTGTCGTTCTTTGCGTTTTATGCCTTAGTGGTATTGAATCTCTTTGGTGACTTAGTCTACACCGTACAATCGACCATCGGCATGCTGTTCTTCCTTACCACAGGGTTTATGTGTTTTGGTTTTGCGGTTATCACAAAAGAACGCTCACTCAATCAAAAAAAGCTCTCAAACCAAGCAGAAACTATTGAGAACTTAAACCACTTCTATGACCTCTTTAGAAATTCAGCGGAAGGTCACTATACGTCCACTTGGGACGGCGAGCTTATTTCTGTTAATCCAGCCATGTGTAAGGTGTTTGGTTATCAAAATGAAGCACAGATGCTCAGCGAAGCAGCAAGCACGAAAGCATTTTATGCCAACCCTGAAGACCGACATATTCTACTTGGAGAAATATCTCATCAGGGTCACGTGACAGGAAAGGAAATTAGAGGCAAACGACAAGATGGTAGCGAATTTTGGTTCTCACTTTCCTGTCAAATAAGAGAGAACGACGATGGCAACTTTTTATTTGGTTCAATAATCGATATTACTGAGAAAAAACAATCTGACCTAAGTCTTCAATATTTGGCCACTCACGACTCGCTCACAGGTGTCTATAACCGCCGACAATTTGAAACCGAATTTAAAGCGAAGGTGGCTAAGTGTGGTGCACTACCAACCTGCTTACTGTTTCTCGACTTAGACCGTTTCAAAGTGGTGAACGATACTTGCGGTCATAAAGCCGGTGATGTACTTATTAAAGATATTGCCCGATTGATTGAAAATAGCCTAAATCCAAACGCCTTACTTGCGCGTTTAGGCGGTGATGAATTCGGTATTATTTATACCGATACTGACGAAGATGAAGTGTATTTAAGTGCTATCAGGATCCTTAACGCGGTACAGGCCTATCGCTTTATGTGGGATAACCGCATTTTCAATTTAGGCGTTAGTATAGGCATGGTGGTGTGTGATGACCCTACCGTCAGCGCTGGCAATTACCTCAGTATGGCAGATGCAGCGTGCTACTTTGCCAAGGAGCAAGGCAGAAACCAAGTTCACAAATATAATAAAGATGACGAAAGTATGCAGCGCTACCAGCGAGAGCTCGACTGGGTCTCATCAATTAACCTAGCCTTAGAAGAAGGTCGTTTTGCACTTTACTATCAATCGCTTAGGCCACTTAACAAACCGAACGATGGTCACTATTACGAAGTACTCTTGCGACTTCATGAAGCCGATGGACGCATTGTAGAGCCTGCTAATTTTTTACCCACAGCAGAACGTTTTGAAATGAACGTAAGTGTTGATAAATGGGTCGTTACTAATACGTTTAAATGGTTGGCTGATAATCCGCAACATTTGGCTGAGCTTAAACGCTGTAGTATCAACCTCAATTGCCACTCTCTAGCTGACAGAGACTTTACGCTATTTATATTAAATGCGTTTGAAACTTATGGTATTCCCTACCATAAAATTTGCTTTGAAGTTATCGAGTCTGTAGCCATTATCAAGATGGAAGACACGCTTAACTTTATGCAAACTTTTAATCGTTTAGGTTGTTCTTTTGCCCTGGATGATTTTGGCAGCGGCTTTTCCTCATACAGTTACTTGAAGAGTTTACCTGTAAGCTTGGTGAAAATTGACGGTATGTTTATCAAAGATATGCTCAACGACAGTGTCGATACCGCTATGGTTGCCTCAATCAACGATGTGGCAAAAGCAATGGGAATGCAGACCGTAGGCGAATTTGTAGAAAGTGATGCAATAATGGCGCAACTGGGCAAAATGGGAATTGATTTTGCCCAAGGCTACGGTGTGTCTAAGCCTGCTCCACTATCAGAATTTACGCCACTGTAA
- a CDS encoding glutathione S-transferase has protein sequence MLTLHHLNNSRSQRILWLMEELEVDYDIAFYQRDSVTNLAPDSLRAVHPLGRSPVLSTPHGAIAESGAIVEYLVNNYAKDVFVTPTEAEALQQYWFWLHFAEGSLMPPLVANLVLEKARQKGSKPFFIKPITDKLVDGILNAYYGPNLAQSLRYVESYLSKNTWFAGDEPTGADVQMIFPLESLVASGRAKDFAAIQSYVKRVHARPAYKAALEKGGEYAYA, from the coding sequence ATGCTAACACTGCACCATCTAAATAACTCGCGCTCTCAGCGAATCTTATGGCTAATGGAAGAGCTAGAAGTAGATTATGACATCGCGTTTTATCAACGCGATAGTGTGACAAACCTTGCACCCGACTCGCTACGTGCAGTTCACCCTCTTGGTCGCTCTCCGGTGTTATCCACTCCGCACGGTGCAATTGCAGAGTCGGGGGCCATTGTTGAGTATTTGGTTAACAACTACGCTAAAGACGTATTTGTAACGCCCACTGAGGCTGAAGCGTTGCAGCAGTATTGGTTTTGGCTACATTTTGCAGAAGGCTCGCTGATGCCACCTCTGGTGGCTAACTTGGTACTAGAGAAAGCGCGTCAAAAAGGCTCAAAACCGTTTTTTATCAAACCCATTACAGATAAATTGGTCGATGGCATCTTAAATGCGTATTACGGGCCTAACTTGGCACAAAGCTTACGCTATGTTGAATCGTACCTTTCCAAAAATACGTGGTTTGCGGGCGATGAGCCAACGGGCGCCGACGTACAAATGATCTTCCCGCTAGAATCTTTGGTGGCAAGTGGCAGAGCAAAAGACTTCGCCGCAATTCAAAGCTACGTAAAACGCGTTCACGCACGCCCCGCTTATAAAGCGGCGCTTGAGAAGGGTGGAGAATACGCGTACGCCTAA
- the recQ gene encoding DNA helicase RecQ — translation MTTAIANSTPASPIISSPTPERVLKDVFGYDEFRDGQGEVIHHVCNGGDALVLLPTGGGKSLCYQIPALVREGTAIVVSPLISLMQDQVEQLNALGVRAAYLNSTLEADEQARINDDLQAGRLDLLYVSPERLMQYYFQQSLNHADIALFAIDEAHCVSHWGHDFRQDYRALGQIKSRFPTIPVIGLTATADSATQVDILTQLNLNEPLVYKGSFDRPNIRYRVMSKYKAFDQVVAYVKQQEGSGIIYCNSRAKVDDLHAKLFRQGFRCAAYHAGMDNDERELVQRQFLNDKIDIVVATVAFGMGINKSNVRYVVHHDVPRSVESYYQETGRAGRDGLESEALLLFDEKDAARVKQWIEQGEIAERNQIELQKFAAMEAFSEAQTCRRQVLLNYFSQFSDSACGNCDICLDPPKMVDGLVIAQKVLSCVLRLSQQASSQYVIDVLRGKQLRRLQEAGHHQLSTYGIGKDKSDSYWHNIINQLVHKGLIRVDITAHAALRLTEAARPVLKGEVAVQLAVPRLEFKPDKKKAKQAPANYDRTLFTRLKHLRKVLAEENEVPPYVVFSDATLVDMACKLPTSRNTMLEVSGVGQTKLERYGEAFIQLISDYISRDS, via the coding sequence ATGACAACTGCAATAGCTAACTCAACACCTGCTAGCCCAATAATCAGTTCACCAACACCAGAACGCGTTTTAAAAGATGTATTTGGTTACGATGAATTTCGCGATGGGCAAGGCGAAGTAATACACCATGTTTGTAATGGTGGAGATGCCTTGGTGTTGCTGCCCACAGGTGGCGGCAAGTCACTTTGCTACCAAATTCCAGCATTAGTGAGAGAAGGTACAGCCATCGTCGTGTCTCCGCTTATCTCGCTAATGCAAGATCAGGTTGAACAACTCAATGCCCTCGGTGTTCGCGCAGCCTACTTAAATTCGACATTAGAAGCCGATGAGCAAGCGCGAATTAATGACGATTTACAAGCCGGAAGACTCGACTTGTTGTATGTGTCACCTGAACGCCTAATGCAGTACTATTTTCAACAGTCGCTAAACCATGCCGATATTGCATTGTTTGCCATAGACGAAGCACATTGTGTGTCTCATTGGGGTCACGATTTTCGACAAGATTACCGCGCCCTTGGGCAAATTAAGTCTCGCTTTCCCACTATTCCCGTTATTGGGTTAACCGCAACAGCAGACTCTGCCACACAGGTCGACATACTGACTCAACTTAACCTTAACGAACCCTTGGTATACAAAGGCAGTTTCGACCGCCCCAATATTCGCTATCGCGTAATGAGCAAGTACAAAGCGTTCGACCAGGTAGTTGCCTACGTCAAGCAGCAAGAAGGCAGTGGTATCATTTATTGTAATAGCCGCGCCAAAGTCGATGACTTACACGCTAAATTATTTCGCCAAGGTTTTCGCTGTGCAGCCTACCACGCCGGAATGGACAACGACGAAAGAGAGTTAGTACAGCGTCAGTTTCTTAACGACAAAATTGACATCGTTGTGGCAACTGTTGCCTTTGGTATGGGCATCAACAAATCTAATGTGCGCTATGTTGTTCATCATGACGTACCTCGCAGTGTAGAAAGCTATTATCAAGAAACCGGACGTGCTGGGCGTGACGGGCTCGAATCAGAAGCCCTATTATTGTTTGATGAAAAAGACGCAGCGCGTGTGAAGCAATGGATTGAGCAAGGTGAAATTGCCGAGCGCAATCAAATTGAACTGCAAAAATTTGCAGCCATGGAAGCCTTTTCAGAAGCGCAGACCTGTCGTAGGCAGGTTTTACTTAACTACTTTTCACAATTTAGTGACAGCGCTTGTGGCAACTGCGATATCTGCTTGGACCCACCAAAGATGGTTGACGGCCTAGTCATTGCGCAAAAAGTACTGTCTTGTGTACTTCGTCTATCTCAGCAGGCTTCAAGCCAGTACGTTATTGATGTGCTCAGAGGAAAACAACTACGCCGACTGCAAGAGGCGGGGCACCACCAGCTGTCTACATACGGAATTGGCAAAGATAAGTCAGACAGCTACTGGCACAACATCATTAACCAGCTGGTTCACAAAGGGCTTATTCGCGTTGATATTACTGCCCACGCCGCGCTAAGACTTACCGAAGCTGCCCGACCTGTGCTAAAAGGCGAAGTAGCCGTGCAATTGGCGGTGCCACGACTTGAGTTCAAACCAGACAAGAAAAAAGCAAAACAAGCACCAGCAAATTACGACAGAACTTTATTTACCCGTCTTAAGCATTTGCGAAAAGTATTGGCGGAAGAGAATGAAGTCCCTCCTTATGTGGTATTTAGTGACGCCACCTTAGTGGATATGGCGTGTAAATTACCTACTAGCCGCAATACCATGCTTGAAGTCAGTGGTGTAGGCCAAACCAAGCTAGAGCGCTATGGTGAGGCCTTTATTCAGCTAATTAGCGATTATATAAGCAGAGATAGTTAG
- a CDS encoding thioesterase family protein: MNTDVSATPNKLTHSAMITHVIALFRDTMPFNQLLGLKFITQGQGADTQVQLQLEWQSSLTGNPMQKILHGGVTATMLDTIGGLVAIIETIKQTEEDALSELHVRLPTMGTVDMRVDYLRPGRGEQFIATASIIRKGSKLVVCRMELHNEKGDHIAFGTGTYMLG, translated from the coding sequence ATGAACACAGATGTCTCTGCTACACCGAATAAACTCACGCACAGTGCAATGATAACGCATGTAATTGCGCTCTTTCGTGATACTATGCCGTTTAACCAGTTGCTAGGATTGAAGTTTATTACGCAAGGGCAAGGCGCCGATACACAGGTGCAATTGCAGCTTGAGTGGCAATCATCCCTCACGGGTAATCCAATGCAAAAAATTCTGCATGGCGGTGTCACCGCAACTATGCTCGATACCATTGGTGGTCTGGTAGCCATTATCGAAACCATCAAGCAAACCGAGGAAGATGCTCTCAGTGAACTGCACGTCCGTTTGCCCACTATGGGAACGGTAGATATGCGCGTTGACTATCTAAGACCCGGAAGGGGCGAGCAATTTATCGCAACCGCATCTATTATTCGAAAAGGGAGCAAGTTGGTCGTGTGCAGAATGGAGCTTCACAACGAAAAAGGTGATCACATCGCGTTTGGCACCGGTACTTACATGTTAGGTTAA
- a CDS encoding magnesium transporter, protein MAEPLPDLIEEIVTDSMGDDPATLLATLSGQDDVYIATLLESLPVEKRLAVWEGIPRDRKLDVLVEMRSDPREILIDNTPHNEWASIFADIDAEDLLELLDSLPKRLVDMAYESLDSKERKYFREATQFPDNQIGHWVNHEQLVLPSNAKVREGLRLLRCDIPQHCDSIFLVNRSGQFSALVKISHLFTAQDHVSLFDLSEETVTTIQGADDTMNASLLVQRSGLASLPVVDENNKLLGRLDVTSASELVNEFYERQVMASAGMDEDEDLFSPVAKSARNRALWLGINLLTAFLASWFIGLFEGTLQQVVALAVLMPVVASMGGIAGSQTLTLIVRGLALGQVTPANLRALMVKELKVGGVNGVIWALVIGIVAYFWFTDVMLGVVICLAILFNIVAAALAGVFVPVILDKLKIDPALSGSVILTTVTDIVGFVAFLGLGTLFLL, encoded by the coding sequence ATGGCAGAGCCATTACCAGATTTAATCGAAGAAATCGTTACCGACAGCATGGGTGACGACCCCGCAACGTTGTTGGCCACCCTAAGTGGCCAAGATGATGTGTATATTGCCACTTTGCTTGAATCACTTCCTGTCGAAAAACGTTTGGCAGTGTGGGAGGGGATCCCCCGCGACCGTAAACTCGATGTGTTAGTCGAAATGCGTAGCGACCCACGTGAAATTCTTATCGATAACACGCCACACAATGAGTGGGCCTCTATTTTTGCAGATATTGACGCTGAAGACTTACTCGAACTGCTAGACTCGCTACCAAAGCGTTTAGTGGATATGGCGTATGAGTCACTCGACTCGAAAGAGCGAAAATATTTTAGAGAAGCCACGCAGTTCCCCGATAATCAAATTGGACACTGGGTTAACCACGAGCAATTAGTATTGCCTTCTAATGCCAAGGTACGTGAAGGGCTACGACTATTACGTTGCGATATTCCTCAGCATTGTGACAGTATTTTTTTGGTAAACCGCTCCGGTCAATTTTCAGCGCTAGTGAAAATCAGTCACTTGTTTACCGCCCAAGATCACGTGTCGTTGTTCGATTTATCAGAAGAAACCGTAACGACCATTCAGGGGGCTGATGACACTATGAATGCCTCGTTATTAGTCCAGCGTTCTGGATTGGCTTCGCTGCCAGTCGTGGATGAGAACAACAAGCTGCTAGGGCGTCTAGATGTTACCTCTGCCAGTGAGTTGGTTAATGAGTTTTACGAGCGCCAAGTGATGGCATCGGCAGGTATGGATGAAGACGAAGATTTATTCTCGCCTGTGGCGAAAAGCGCGCGCAATAGAGCATTATGGCTCGGAATAAACTTACTTACCGCTTTCTTGGCGTCGTGGTTTATAGGATTGTTTGAAGGCACATTGCAGCAAGTAGTGGCATTGGCAGTATTAATGCCCGTGGTTGCGAGTATGGGCGGCATTGCTGGTAGTCAAACGCTTACTTTGATAGTGCGAGGGCTTGCTTTAGGGCAGGTCACGCCAGCTAACTTACGCGCTCTTATGGTGAAAGAGCTTAAGGTCGGTGGCGTTAACGGTGTTATTTGGGCGCTCGTCATCGGCATTGTGGCGTATTTTTGGTTTACCGATGTGATGTTAGGTGTGGTCATCTGTTTAGCCATTCTCTTTAACATTGTGGCTGCGGCGCTGGCTGGTGTTTTTGTGCCCGTTATCCTCGATAAACTGAAAATTGACCCGGCATTATCGGGCTCGGTTATTCTCACTACCGTGACTGACATTGTCGGTTTTGTTGCTTTCTTAGGGCTCGGAACACTTTTCCTTTTATAA